AAGAGCAGTTCGTaaacaatttaatattgagtttattaatactagGGAGTGGTGCGACGAACTAGACAACTTTAAAAGTGAAAATTTTTTCGAGAATATGTATGAGAAACATGTATCAACCCCGCTATCGAAGGTGTTTAGCAGatcttctttaaatacTAAGCATTTAATTACCCCAAAGCGGGGACTTAACCGTGATAGTATTTTAAGCACAGGAACTCCCAGAGGAAAAACGTCCCAATATTATCTTGACCTAACGTATGAATGCGTAAGTATATGTGGGAATGACAGCGATCCTGAAAGTTCCTATGAAAAGGATCATTCTccaatcaaaaatattgatataaATGAAAACATAAAAAATGTTTCAATGGAAAAATcagaatattataatagCCGTATACTTTCATTATGCAAGAGAAGCCGTGATTCATTGGAGTTTGATGCTGGAAGTGATAGCCCGACTGAACTAGTTCAAATTATGAGCAAATCACTAAGACTAAGCTAGTAAAATTACCTCTTgctatttatttcaaaaattttaataattgaatttaatggAATTTGTACCTGATTTCCTATTTTTGTCACAAGGTTTAGAAAAAATTTGggtttaattaaaataattgagaaatatttaactttttttccCCCTTCTTGATTACTTTCCAGcattttaatattgttgTAGACGTAAGCATGTGTACTTGTCCGCGCTGTATtgcaaatatatattagtTGAAAGAGCGAGCAATGATAATTAGGTTTGAGAAAGGTAGATgacaaaaacaaaaaaaaagtaacTCTCTATGATATATGATAAGCGCATCTTTAGTTTAACGTATTGTGATAAATAGGGTAACTTGTCACAATGAGTGACACTTCCTCAAAACAGGTCACGCTTAATGATATAAATCAAGTAGTGGAAATAAGTATAGGTAAAAATAAGcaaaaaaatgagaaaatACTGGGTAGCTTctcaaaaaatgaattaacaCACATGGGAATAGGGTTCATTACTGTATTTAAAGCAGCAATAGGAACCGGAATTTTGTTTTCACCAAAAGGAGTAGTTAATACGGGATATATTTTGAGCGCGCTAATCATGTTTTACTATTGGGTTTTGAATGTATTATCTACATTTCTTTTAATGCAATGTGCAGATAGAGTGAATGGGAATTACTCTTCCATTGCAATGCATGCAATGGGCAAATTTGGAAAGtttttattggaattttCATTGATTTCAACTGCAATTTCATTCGGCTCAATATATGTAACATTTATCACAAACAATATACAAGATATTATTGCAGGAATCCACAATTGCTCACCAGAATATTTAAACTATGGATCAGCtcttattacttttttgCAATTGATTATATACATTCCATTGGTATCAGCCAGAAAAATACAATCCCTTGCTCCTGTAATACTATTTTCGAACCTTGCTTTAATAACAGCAATTACTTTAGTTCTTGTACAATCATTTCACACATTAATCAGAAGCCACTCAAAAAGCTCCTTTTATAATATTCCTGCAATTTCGGATGTATCAAATATTCCAGGATTTGTTGGAACTGCTGCATATTTATGGGTTTGCGCTCCAGTTACGCTTTCATACTATTCTTctataaataatcaaagaGAAAAGAGATTTTTTACATGGATATATTTATTGGCCATTTTTGTAGTTTTCATATTTGCTCTCACATTCACATATCTTTGTGCGTTTGCATATGGTGAAAGTACTCTTTCTGCAATCACCTTAAACCTACCATTTACTCCAGTTGCGATGGGTGGTAAAATTCTCTATTCAGTAAGTGTATTACTATCATTGCCACTAATGGTTTATCCGATGAAagaaattttttcaaaatattcatctGGTTTATCTCAAAAAATTCTTCCAAAATCCGAAATTGAATTGAAGGAAGAAAATCCAACTAAACGAGAGTCTCTAAATAAGAGTAACTCTACCATTTCAATGGAAAATGCTAGTGTAAATGAACACGTAATTGTATCTTGCGAAAAATCAGAGGCAGATTTCTTAGAAGAGGATCGTCCATTCCCACCAAATTTTGATTGCACTAATAATtgtaatttaaaagaaatcaaGCACATTAAACAGAAAAAACTCAAAGCCGAAATATTTGAGGtccaaaaagaaaatatactGCCATCTTTTTGGATGATGATATCTTGcatatttattacttttttgGGTTATATTTTGCATGATTCGCTTAGCAatctaattaatttaattggaGGACTGTTTTGTGTTCCATTAAACATTTTACTTCCTGCATTATttcatttcattattttcagaaaggaaattggaattaaattaatcatAATCGATTTTCTACTTATTATTTCTGGCATATTTACTTCAATTTTAGTAATTTGGTACTCTATACTAAATTGGAGTAATGAAAATCCAACCATTTGTACAATGAAGAATTCCGAAGGGTTTAAATAGCCTTTTTACCATTACTATTTATTCAACCATTATGATATATCAAAGACATATGAGTTGTTGAAAATAccttaatatattttgtaataattatGTCGGATAATTATAAAGattcttttctttgttttgaaagaaatgtattcaatttttttaaaactGTACAGGGtttaaaatttgtattatctAGTACTACTTCTTGTTTTTGGAAATAGCAAAACTGATTATTGATGGTAGGTAGTTTCatttcagaaaaaaatccaagtaattatatattttattcattatttacatttgaatttgtttgAGCAATAGCActaatagtttttttttttttattttttttttaaattccTATATTGAGATTTAAGGCATTTGGTATTGCAcacaatattaattactcATTTAACTCgattaattgaaaatgataagcaaaatattatttttatcgatattaatactaatatatttaagtaTTTTTGTTGACTCTGCATCTAAAGATCCTCCTAGGAAAGCTAGCGAAGTCCTGGAAAGTAGTCCTGGCTTAAGCACACAAAGCGAAAATAAAGATGCGCATTCGCAAGAAACAACTTCATTAGGCACAACACCATCTAATACAGCGACTAACCTTCAAAGTAAAACTATTCAACTAATAGTTAGTAAAAAACCTGTGGACATTTCTGAACCTTTAGCAGATTTAATAGCTAAATTTTTGGTTGAAAATGCGGAAATATTAGTTATTTTAGAATTCGAGACAAGATCATTGtgttttaataatatttacttaTCTAAATTTTGGTCAAGCCTGAACAAAATCACTTCAAATGAACATACACTTATTAAAGGGCTAGTAAATTTTTGGGACGAGGAAAATGATTCTGTACCAAATAAAATTGTCGAATATATGGTTAGAAGCCATAAAGATTATAAAAGAGTTATATTGAAGGATTATAGGAGGCTCAAAGTTTCAAGACATAAATTAAtgttaaataatttaaatattttcaaatgttcaaatttgaaaaacGCATTtgcattattaatattaatttttgaaggGAATGATGAAGATACTTTTTCTGttttattactatttttattgatttgCTCAGCACGTATTGTTGAAGGTAATagttttaaagaaaaattcgAATTTGTTATaagaaacaaaaagaaaagtgCTTCTTCAATTAGTCTTATTGGAGGtagaaatattgaaagtCGGATAAAAAAGTTTCATGAGGCTATGACCTCTTCTAGAATATTACTATCTAGTGTTGATCCTGTTTTGTTTCCATTAGATATGGATAGAATTTCGATTGAAGAGTTTGGCTTTAGGTTTTGCACTGCACTGATGGAATTAGCGTTACTTGAACGACTGGATTTATCTAGCaaatatttgttatttttctttaccTCTAGAATGACTCAAACTTCAGAGGTACTTTTGTCACTTGATCTTTATAATATCATTGCAAAAAGAAATACAAATCccaaaaaaattttagcaatatttctttatgATGCTGATACGTTCAACGAGgttagaaaaaaaacattgACTTTTCATAACTTagatttgattaatttgaaaaataacCTTGAAGAATGTTTTAAAATGAAGGAGGAAAATTCCCTATTGagagaaataaaaatcGAAACAGATTatcaaagaaaaacaagaaaaaaaaagggaTGCTAATAAAAAGTAAACATAATAATcgttaaatattatttaaaaccATTTTGTATTCAAAATGattcatatttaaataataatagctTATTATAggattattaaattaatttaatttaatacgCTAGTGAAGGACGGCTAaagatatttaatatatttattattaaataataaatttcaaaataagttcagaaatatatcaataaatttaatatcgTGCAAAATTACTGAAAAGATCAAATTtgtcaaataaattaataattatgttttaaataaaacaaaatttaaaGTTCTCATTTCCTATTTAAGCTAAAGACAAATTATGGTATAAAATGATATATAGTTGAGAAATAAAAAGTTTAGTCCTTGAAAAGTTAATtcattcaatattaatccAAGTTAAATTAACTACTAAGctaattgaatattatgTGCTTAAGTTCTGGTTTAActatttgttttaatacTTATAGTTGATTAAATAGGTTAATTGGAGTTTttgtttatatataaaatcCATTTTCTATAATAAGTTCAAGTTATATTTCGTATCAATTTCGATACTTTATAAAGTCCAAATATACAATTTAATACCTTGAAAATGAGGAAAATGGtgtaaaaattaaagataatttCTTAATATGTTCTAGTTTCATTAACGAAAAACAATTTAACTGCACgctttatttaattgaagagtattaatatacaaaatag
This is a stretch of genomic DNA from Cryptosporidium parvum Iowa II chromosome 3, whole genome shotgun sequence. It encodes these proteins:
- a CDS encoding amino acid transporter, 11 transmembrane domain protein, which produces MSDTSSKQVTLNDINQVVEISIGKNKQKNEKILGSFSKNELTHMGIGFITVFKAAIGTGILFSPKGVVNTGYILSALIMFYYWVLNVLSTFLLMQCADRVNGNYSSIAMHAMGKFGKFLLEFSLISTAISFGSIYVTFITNNIQDIIAGIHNCSPEYLNYGSALITFLQLIIYIPLVSARKIQSLAPVILFSNLALITAITLVLVQSFHTLIRSHSKSSFYNIPAISDVSNIPGFVGTAAYLWVCAPVTLSYYSSINNQREKRFFTWIYLLAIFVVFIFALTFTYLCAFAYGESTLSAITLNLPFTPVAMGGKILYSVSVLLSLPLMVYPMKEIFSKYSSGLSQKILPKSEIELKEENPTKRESLNKSNSTISMENASVNEHVIVSCEKSEADFLEEDRPFPPNFDCTNNCNLKEIKHIKQKKLKAEIFEVQKENILPSFWMMISCIFITFLGYILHDSLSNLINLIGGLFCVPLNILLPALFHFIIFRKEIGIKLIIIDFLLIISGIFTSILVIWYSILNWSNENPTICTMKNSEGFK
- a CDS encoding hypothetical protein (cryptosporidium 'FGLN' family of putative secreted proteins having signal peptides); this encodes MISKILFLSILILIYLSIFVDSASKDPPRKASEVLESSPGLSTQSENKDAHSQETTSLGTTPSNTATNLQSKTIQLIVSKKPVDISEPLADLIAKFLVENAEILVILEFETRSLCFNNIYLSKFWSSLNKITSNEHTLIKGLVNFWDEENDSVPNKIVEYMVRSHKDYKRVILKDYRRLKVSRHKLMLNNLNIFKCSNLKNAFALLILIFEGNDEDTFSVLLLFLLICSARIVEGNSFKEKFEFVIRNKKKSASSISLIGGRNIESRIKKFHEAMTSSRILLSSVDPVLFPLDMDRISIEEFGFRFCTALMELALLERLDLSSKYLLFFFTSRMTQTSEVLLSLDLYNIIAKRNTNPKKILAIFLYDADTFNEVRKKTLTFHNLDLINLKNNLEECFKMKEENSLLREIKIETDYQRKTRKKKGC